The Vigna radiata var. radiata cultivar VC1973A chromosome 6, Vradiata_ver6, whole genome shotgun sequence DNA segment tttaaataacttaatttaatatttgatcaTTAAAATCCCAGTTATTTGATATTCCAGAAAAAAGCTAGTTCTCACTACATCATTTTGGTTTTTGTAATAGATATCTTTACCCCACATCCCTGTGAATATTCCTAACGTTTGATAAGTTTATTGAGAGCTAGGCCGAGATGTGTATTATTGAAATGTATAGTAAAAGAAAGCACAAAgcataaaataaagtaatctCTTTCTTCTTTACAGAGATAAAGTTAAGAAAAACAATCTATTTAAAGTGTTTTGTACATGTTCCTTATGAACATTGTATGAGTATAAATTCAAACTTAGGCTCCAAGACATTCCCAGTCATTTTCAAAAGCTGATACACCTTTCTCTTTTCTGTCCATTATCTCAGTGTGTCTCCCCCTCATTTGACATTATCCAAAACAACAATGGCCACCACAACTAGACACCCTTCTCATAGAACCTCTAAACAGCACTTCAAAGTCTGTTTCTGTTTCAGGAGAATGTTTAGGCTCAAAGTGGTTGAACCCCCTGACGAAATCAACACTGTTTTTGAAGAGTATTCACATGATGGCATCATGAGCATGGATGATATGTGCAATTTCTTAGTTGAATTTCAGGGAGAAAATGAAGCTGTCACCACACATGCTCAAGCCATTTTTGACAGCCTCAAGCATCTCAACATATTTCAAAGGAGAGGCTTTCATATTGATGCCTTCTTCCGTTATCTCTTGAGTGACCTTAATGGCCCCCTTGCTGAGGTTTTCTACATCTCTTTCACCACTGGAAAAAGCTTACTCAATTACTTAAcatttcttatataatatttaatgtctCCTTCTCATACTGATATAAGAGTTATCCCAAAACtatcttaataatatttattgttttgttgaGCAAATTTTTCGTGCAGTTAATCATGTATTTTTGGTGTGGTTTTGATCTGCAGGTGCACCATGACATGAATGCTCCTTTGGCTCATTATTTCTTGTACACAGGTCACAACTCCTACTTAACTGGAAATCAACTTAGCAGTGCTAGCAGTACTTCTGcgataataaaagcattgaaGAAAGGAGTTAGAGTAATTGAGCTAGATTTATGGCCAAATTCCAGAGGAGACGATGTGTTAGTTCATCATGGAGGGTATGAATTTATATAGATTTCAGTAGTTAATTGGTCGATATATCTGCTTATTAATTTTTCTGTCATAACAAAGTAACATATACATAAGTACATGTTAGATATGTTGAAATCTAATAGTATTGTTTTTGAAGAAAGGTTTACTCAATCATTGTCCTCCTCTAAggtcaaatatattattagctTTATAACTAAACACATATGAAGATACCCTATATATCAAGttccaaaaactaaaaattaatggTTCAAGTTTACCttttagaattttctttttgcttAACAGCTAAgagagttttaaaaaatgtgattattttttGTAGAAGGAACGTTAATGCACTAAAGCACTACTATCTTAACCAAAATTGCCTTGCTACTTGAGGCTCgatctaaaattatttagttaGACCTCAATAGCTTCATTGTAAACATTTAGGTCTCTATGCTTGATagtattttatgatttaatatcttattttccATCCCTTTTCAAATGATTTTGTGAACTTGATGAGGTAAATATTGATaggtttttttataattagatgCTCACATCTGAATATAGTTAatgaaaatcttaaagaaaatatattagtattataaaataagCACCTTAATAGTGTCAATAAAAATCTTGTGTTAACTTAAAAAACTCAACACTAAAAGCGATTTTAGTGTTAGGTTAATCTTATAAATTTGTTTAGGCGAGTTTTCCATAAAtacttctaaaaaaataaaaaagaattttttaagtttaatttagtttatacacgaatttaaaatacaaattttaaaacattatgaGAAACCTTGTAAGAAAGCTTCAAATATATGAAAAGctcaatttaattttctttttatgtttggtatttttatcaGCGGCTGGTGTTAAATAGGTCATtgttaatatgaaaaatatgcgAAATTAAATAAAGTCAATGATCTGACATTGGATTTTCACATAGTTGTTgctacattaattttaaaagattaatcaatAGATGTGAGACTTGACTAATACTacctttatttctttaaaaactaaacttctttttgtttgttatcatatatacataaataattttaaaacaacagcaaaataaatatcattaataatatattacataaGTAAAATAACCATGATATGTACAAATACATGTAATACAATAGTAAAAGTACcagtagaaaaaatataatactctaaagaaaacaaaattatttttaatcattaagtATATTGTGATAGCTTAactctaaatatatataaatatttatatcatgCTTCACTATAATAGTGACTTTGGAGGAGAGTGAGACTTTAAGAAGATATTTGTGAATATATGCATACAAAATGTAGTAGAAATGTTTGCGGTTGCTTCAAACAAAGGTATTGTTTCGGTTGTAGAGTCGAGTTACCATTAATATCTACACAATTTGTTATTTGGACGTCCGATTACACCTACTCCATCCGGTTTGTCCGCTCCGTTCTTAGATTCTCTTCTGATGTGAGTCCGGTCGGGCACCTGTCCTCTGACGATCAAGTCAGTGCACTATTCACTCAATAAAGGAAGAGCAGTAATAAATATGCAGTAAATATGAACCAACCACCTCATGcctttgacctctatttatagtttttttgcCATGGGCTCGTGATTAGGAAAatcttaatcacggcccaacACTGGCCCAATATCCTTAATCACGTTTTACCTTAAtcttgttttaatgttgtcctTGAAGTGTCACCGTACGGTCGACCCGGGATCGGCCGTGCTTGTCGTGGACATTACATTGGAACGATACAGAAAAGGTTAACATGTTACCGATGGGAGGATGTCGTGACCGCGCCGAGCGTAGTGGACAGTCATCCATTCCGATAAAATTAGACTGGTACAGACGGGTTAGCACGTTACCGGTGGGCGGATGTCGCGACTGCACCAGACGTTCTTGATGACTTATCATATGTCGTCCGGTCCCTATGGTACAGGTACTATTCTATTTCATTATTAATGAAGAATAAGAACGGACAAACACATAGATGAACACAAATGAAGAAGAACTTATCAAAGCAGGAAACATGAAATAGATAACAACAAAGGGAACAAAATCACCTTGAACCCTAACATAGTCTGTGAGTCACAATCTTTGATGGCGAACATGGTGAATTacgaagaagagaaagaaggggAAGGATGGTTGACAGGAAATAATAGAATGAAGAGAAGGATAATCGTTCTTTAGAATGTTTGTCATTTGTTATGATTTAACCATTTCAAGTCATCTCACACATCACTATAATATCTCTTTCATCTAACATTGATCCTCCATTATTTACCTCCAACAAGAAGAATCATCAATTGAATTTTATAGTATCCAAGTTGATAGTAGTAGTGAAACTTTATCTCAAACGAAACCTGATGTGGCATTCTCACTGTTCAACCAACATGATCCTAATTCAAATATAGTTGAATGAGTGGAATTAAGTTTGAGTTTTATGAATAGTTAATGTATTAGTTATTGGAGTGTCATGGATAGTCAATGTGTTAGCtgtttttatctattttttagtACAACGATAGAGTTTTATTGTTAATGGTAATCAATATGTTATAATTAGTTGTTAGTAAGGcctagagaaaaaaaaaaccaaatgtaagtttataaattatgttgttgattgcaagaacaacaacaaagaTGAATTAGTTTTTCACAAAGTAAATTTGTTGTCTACAAATTGGCATTAAAGCTAGACAACATGAGTGTCTAAAATGTTCTTTGATAAGTTTTAATGAGATGGTCAATCTTTAGACAAGGACTCTTCTTGGtgttgaagataattgagagGTGGTTGAGGATAGTTTTACAAAACTAGAACGCACCACTGGTTTTACCAATGCCCAAAATAATGTGTTGAAAGCAATGAGTAAGAAGGATAAGGCTATTAATGAGTTTGGCTTTGAGAAAACTACAAGTGtaaaatctttaaaagaatGGTGAGACATTCTCGACAAAGTATACAAGGGGGATAACATAGTGAAATAGATCCGGCCACAAACACTTAGGTGAGATGAAGTATACTAAAAGAGTATCCAAGTATATAGCTTGGGTATAAACCATGGTGTGCGATGACTTTGAGAATGTGGTGTTCACAATTGAGGAGTCTTAAGACATGTCAAAGCTCTTGGTTAAAGAGTTTGTCAGATCACTTGAGCTAAGACTAGAGGATGAGACTTAAGACGTAAAAGTAATGGTTGTGGAGGCAGATATCCCTGtcaagatgaagaaaaaaaagcaatCCAACCAACAAAATTAGCATGGACGAGGACGAGGTTAGTGGAGAGCAGGTCAGATGAGTAACTCAAATATTAAGTGCTTTAAGTTTGGAAAATATGGCCATTTTGCAAAAGAGGGCTACTCAAACCAATATGTCCATTATGGTAGGGTCAAACACTATGCAAGAGATTATCAATCTGAAAACAAGAGGGAAGAGACGACCAACCTTCTTACAAAAGATGTTGAAAAGGAACATGTGTTGTTGTTGATAACACGTAGCTCGGTGCCAAACACATGAAAATGAACAACTTGGCAAGACATCCAAACAACTTAGATAGCTCAGTAGGGCATCTACACAACTTGCATAGCTTAGTAGGGAACCTGAATAGCTCAGATAATTCGATTTATGGATTGTTCATCAAATCATCCATGACGGGTAATAATGTTGCAAATTGTAGTGTAGATGATTGGCAACAAAGATCATGATGTTGCAACGTGAGCATGATGAATTTTGGAATAAGAATGTCGTAAGGAAGAAGGAGATCAAGAAGCTGATAGCAGAAATCAATTGTTTGTATAGCGACGATGTGGTGAATAGCAAGAAGATTAAGGAGATGCAATGACAAGTGATATAGTTGCTTGAGCCAGCAAAGGCAATTGAGGTTATCGTGGAGAGGGTGGTGGACCTAGAGACAAACATGGTGAGGCTATAGCGTGATATGATATCAAGGATCGATTGTTTCATCGTGCAACACACAAAGAGTGTGTGGATGGAGCTCGAGGAGTAATAAGTGAGGAAATCAATAATGTTAGTGAAGGTGATACAAAAGGTCATGGCGAAGAAACTCAAGGAAAAAGATGACAAGATTCATTACTGGGAAAGCTTAATTATGTGCTTCAAGAAAGAGTGAAGAGTTTTGTCGTGGTAAATAAAATTTGGAGAACATTACTATTAAGAACAAATTTGAGGTGGTCACGTTAAGTTACGGGAATAATAACCATGACATAGAGGAAGTGACAAAGAATGAAGTGTGTGGAAATAGAAACCAAAACAATGTTGTTGTGGGAATCAAGATGCACAACAAGTGTGGGACAATCACTATAAGGAAGAATAAACAAATTAGAAAAGGGTTGAAATTATTGTGGCCAGTGGTGGTAGCAGGGTCTAAAGAAGTTGTTGTTACAACAACTGTCGTGATCTATGCATGGGAAACAAAGGTGATTTCACATGGTCAAAGAGTAACCAatcaacaaatgaaaaaaaaaaataatgcatgtTGAAAATCAGGATAAATgataaagaaatcatttaagtTTATAGGGAAATTTTGTTGGGTTCGAATAAACTTATGTGTTAGCCGTTAAAGTTTTATGGACGGTTAATATGTTAGGATAGTTAATGTGTtagccattttttttttctgttttttagtATAATGGTAAGGAGTTTTGTTGTTAATAGTCATTAGTTTGCCATAATTGGTAATTAGTAAGGCTTGGAGAAAAAGCAAAATGtgagtttaaaaattatattgttaattataagaataacaACAACTTAGGTGAATCAATTTTTCACAAAGTAAAATTATtgtctataaaaataatatactcaAACTAAGTTAATTTTAATGCCTAATTTCCATTTAAAGTCACTAGAGTTCATCCTTCACGTGTCACGAGAAAATGTAAGCGAGCTTTTCTTCCTCCTACTCACGTGTTACATCACTTTCACCTTGTACCCAAACAAATGATATAGAACAATTTTACCCTCCTTTAAAAAGAAGTACACCAACATTGACTCTACAAGGGAGAAACGGGAGAAGTGGTGAATCCATAAACGGAGTTTAGGGGTTAAGGCTAATGTCATTGGATAAGCATGACATGTTTATAAAGAAGACAATGAATCAACATAAATCTCGATAAAGCAAATTTCATCCTATAGTTCAAAAGTTTAAAGTATGCTATAAAAAAGTCATCAATCAAAAAATAATAGTGAATCAAAAGTTAACACATATATAGCATTAACACAGAAGAGTCCATAGGAAAGAAGCATCGAACTTgaaattatttagttataattGTGAGGTGAACCAATATGACCCTTAACATTTATGGataattctttaaaaagatCTTAGACTTATTCTTCAATTGCATACATACATAATCTTCTAAACTATTAACATCAATTGAAGTTGATGAATATGGCACATCTTCACCAACTTCTCTCACCTATAAAACAAAAAGGCcctaaaataaagagaaatggAAAAGTAAGTGGAAACGTTAGTCCACATAATGATATGTTTATCATGAATAAAAAGTACAATGAAAGGGAAAAACACCAAATAtgagttaaaaaaagttatataaaaatgtgttaagAGTATGATATCCCATGAAAGACATGCCTAACATATCTCAAAAGCAACATCAAGaccatgaaaaatattttaactacaTTAGGTAGAAACAAAGATGTATTTAAATGTAATAGTTGTTGCAAAATTTATTCATTGTAAAACtaaccattataaaaaaaatggtcatTTTCTAACTTTGTAATGTTATCAAATTATCGCATCTTCATGTAACATTTCACAATATTATTCTTTCTATTCCATTTTTCATACAATGAATTTTGTAAACATTTATTTAGATATAATGTTGGATCAACCCATAAAAGAAGAACTCAAAGataaaattaaccaaaaaaGTGGTTAGGTTGATACTTAAGTACCAACAAGTCAACAACATTATTAGTGACAAACAAAGAAGAAAGGTGGTACATTGATTGAAATTACGAGCAAGGTCATGATTGATtatttagtgatttttttttaagaagtttatgcacaaaaaaacttaatttcatATGTAGAAGTATGTATTTCtaagaattaattataaagGGTCTTGTTAATCACAATGATTGTCTCATAACGGGATCCAATGCAAAGAAAATGTTTATCACCTTTGTAGAAGTCCATCGTTCTTGTTTGAATATTGACTTATGGGTAACCCtttaacaatatatatgaatatatagaaATTCGTGAAAGCACTCCAATGTAATGTTACTATTTTTTGAATCAAACTTTTTGTAGTCTTTTCACATCAGTAAGTAGGGAAacctaataatacatattttgattGAGTATGACAACTAGGAGTAAGACATAGTTTCCTAAATATGTaaacaattaattgaatatactaaaaaaaaataatacattaacaTGAAAAGGTCAATTTTATCAAAGTGATAATGTTATtccaataattaaatttaaaaatgatttagaagaaaaaataataaatatcaatttcttAAAGCATATTATATTTCtcaaagttatttaatttttattgttatgaATTTACTTAAATGAtatgtaattactttttaagtaaaatattattatatataattaatgaattaattaatatttttacaaaaacaaaattaaatttaacaaaataaattaatttgtttttcacacaaaacaaaataattaactatttattaataaatattattatgtatcataatcaaatctaaataaaaatttctaaaataataagttggttgaaattattttaaatttattcatttgacacaaaaagagaaaatttgagAGTGGTGCTGAAATTTTGTTGCTACGTAGACTAAAAAGAATTGTCACTTTTAAGATATTAGTAGTTCATATAAGAGACCATAACAccatttttaactcaaaaatcAGAAGACTTAGTTATTGTTGgtcattttttcttatatattagtcaattttcttacttttaagtTAAACTTTTCaacttatattttagatttcttACACATGAATAATTCAAAATCATGCGAAATTGAACAacacattatatattttgaagcaagactttaattataattacattgGCATTGATTATCAAACCATTGACCtaataaatcatatattttgGTCCTACCtaagtatatatgtatatgtctAGACTTTGTTTCACATGCATTTGCAACTcttaatgttattatatatgaaactaattgattttcttaaaaagtgTAGGACTCTTACTTCTTCAGTGAAACTTAGAGCTTGTCTTCTTGCCATTAAGGACTATGCATTTTTCGCCTCTCCATATCCCGTTGTTATAACTTTTGAAGACCATATCACACCATCTCTTCAAGGCAAAGTGGCTAAGGTTTTTCTAACTCATGTTGCATGACATTTAAGTTAGGTCTCACTATCATGCTTTGAAAAACCTAATAACATTTTTAGTGGAAATGAACATATTTACAGATGCTCGTTGACACATTTGGAGATATGTTATTTTACCCTGAAAATCCACACCAAATGAGGGAATTTCCTTCTCCAgaaagattgaagaaaaaaattttgatTTCAACTAAACCACCAGAGTCTTATGAAAGTCAAGACCAAAGGATACTAGAGGAAGCACCACATAGGCTTGAGGAATATCGTGACAAATCTAGACCCAATTACAAGGTcagatttatttaataaattttttaaacaaattggagttaaatatgataaatagtTTTGGCTTAGGCTATGTTAAGAaaagaaagtttcaaatttaaaagcatAAAGAGGACATAATAAGTGTTAATATATAGATCATGTTGTATTGAtgaaatgtaataataaaagacTCAATCAAAGATGTGGTAGTTGTAATCTTGTTATAACCAGATTTTTTATGTTGCATTGTTGAGATtaggatgatgaagatgaggatgatgatgaggatgatacTCCTGAATATAGGGATTTGATTTCTATTCGTGCAGGGAAACCTAAAGGtaagttaaaaaattgtttgattaaTCATAACCAAGTCAGACGCTTAAGCTTGAGCGAGCAAGAGCTTGAAGATATTGCCAAAAATCATGGAACTGACATTGTCAGGTGAACAATTTCTCTTTTTGAAATTAGTAAGTAGTTAAAATACTAGTAGTTGATGTTAGAGACCAATTTAAACTCTAATTCAGATATGAATTATAAGTTCTTATTAacaataaagtttattttaaatatcaataatgtttagtttttaaattaatgtcTAACTTAGTTgatataataactaataatttttttctcctaaattacactacaacaaaaattactttaGACAATAGTGAAAAATGGTAGCCTAAAGCCAAAAAATTGTTGCCTAAATTAGCCAATGAATGGGCAATGAAATTCTGGTTGTGGTCTAAggtcaataattatattataaacaatgattttttatttttgtttaggccacaaattttcaaaatagtaGCTTAAAATATGACAATAAGCAATAATGAGAAATTGTTGCCTAACATGACAATagataacaacaaaaaaagtCTTTGGCCAAAATatgacaataaaaattaattatttaataattttcttataatttaacTCGTATACAAAAACCTAATAAAATGATAGAAAgtggaattaaaatataaacgtTTCATAATCTCTTCCTCTTGATGCCAAAAACATAACTTAAGAACAACTTGcttaactttattataaaacattaaacctccttttcaaattatgatacaattctataaattttataaagccTTTTATGAGATCAAAACATATGGCTTATGTTTATACCATTTATACTATAAAGTagtaaaatgattataatattCGTTTCATGCCAAAAATATCACCTTTTCACATCAAAATTGTATTAAAGGTAGTCAATTGACTTCAACATCTTTTTTATCTAAGATCATACATGTCTTTTTCTTAGCTTAAAATTTAACTAGTTTTTCCTCTCAGTAGACATGTAGACAACTCTCATCAATATGTTAGTTTTTCACAAGTTTTAgtcaaaaatttgttttctaaGAAAAGTTTGATGAACCGTTTTCAACTAAATAAGtctttaaaatgtttaatttattattaaaaagtaaattttaagcctaattcaatcTCACGAAACTAACTTGTAAGGTAAGGTTAACATCCatatatatactctaaattagtCTAATCACTAATCaatgtgaaacttccaacacACACCCCTCACGTTAAGTTATACACATCTTGAGTACAAGACTAGAAATTAATGGATAGTTCGATAGTGCCCAATAGTAAATGAAAtgatatgtccaacaaacacaAATCTTGCTAAGATAGAATCTAACTCATGgttttgataccatgttaaaaagtagattttaagtctaattcaatcccaCAAATTTGACTTTTAAGGTAAGGTTTTCATCCACATATATACTTTACCACTAGTAGACATGAGACTTCCAACGTTTGTCACTcttaataagttttttcatAATGACAtcttatattttgaaagaacaatattttcttttataatattcattaataCAACTAATGATATTGTTCTATCATGTAGATTCACCCAAAGAAATTTGCTTAGAATATATCCAAAAGGAACTCGTCTTGATTCGTCTAATTACG contains these protein-coding regions:
- the LOC106764143 gene encoding phosphoinositide phospholipase C 2, whose translation is MATTTRHPSHRTSKQHFKVCFCFRRMFRLKVVEPPDEINTVFEEYSHDGIMSMDDMCNFLVEFQGENEAVTTHAQAIFDSLKHLNIFQRRGFHIDAFFRYLLSDLNGPLAEVHHDMNAPLAHYFLYTGHNSYLTGNQLSSASSTSAIIKALKKGVRVIELDLWPNSRGDDVLVHHGGTLTSSVKLRACLLAIKDYAFFASPYPVVITFEDHITPSLQGKVAKMLVDTFGDMLFYPENPHQMREFPSPERLKKKILISTKPPESYESQDQRILEEAPHRLEEYRDKSRPNYKDDEDEDDDEDDTPEYRDLISIRAGKPKGKLKNCLINHNQVRRLSLSEQELEDIAKNHGTDIVRFTQRNLLRIYPKGTRLDSSNYDPMIGWMHGAQMVAFNMQGGRHYLRYMEGMFRANGGCGYVKKPNILLNVNDIFDPKAFRPVQTTLQVLVYMGDGWRSDFSPTHFDFYSPPDFRVQIGIHGVPADRDMKYTRTIEDDWVPVWNEEFSFPLSTPELALLYIKVVERDFSGSGDFGGQTCLPVSQLRQGIRAVRLRNRKGELYKSVRLLIQFHFLTNTL